The genomic region CGGCTCGACGATCAGGACTTCAGGAAGCTCGGTCTTGATGACGTTCATCTAACATTTGTTCCAGTTTGACGCGCTTGAAATGTTAATTTCCCTCTCATAACAAACTTGTGCAGCGCACGCTATATGTTATGTTCTGATAGTCAAATTGTGAGGGACCATGAAAGGCATTATCCTTGCCGGTGGCACCGGCTCGCGCCTCTATCCGGTGACGACAGTCGTCTCCAAGCAACTGCTGCCCGTGTTCGACAAGCCGATGATCTACTATCCGCTGTCGACGCTGATGCTGGGCGGAATCCGCGATATCCTGATCATTTCCACGCCGCAGGACAAGCCGCTGTTCCAGCGCCTGCTTGGCGACGGCAGCGAGATGGGTGTCCGGTTCGCCTATGCGACGCAGGAGACCCCGCGGGGTCTTGCCGACGCCTTCATCGTCGGACGCGACTTCATCGGCGATGACTCTGTTGCCCTTGTGTTAGGGGATAACATTTTCTACGGCCACGGCCTGCCGAGCATGCTGTCGTCCGCCTCGATCCGCAAGAAAGGCGCCACCGTGTTCGGCTACGTCGTGAACGCGCCGGAGCAGTACGGCGTGATCGAGCTGGACGGCACCGGCCGGGCGCTCTCGATCGAGGAGAAGCCGAAGCGGCCGAAGTCCAACGTCGCGGTCACCGGCCTCTACTTCTACGACAATGATGTGGTCGACATCGCGGCGGGCATCAGGCCATCCCCGCGCGGCGAGATCGAGATCACCGACGTCAACAAGGCCTATCTCGAACGCGGCGACCTCTATGTCGAGGTGCTCGGCCGCGGCTTTGCCTGGCTCGACACCGGCACCCATTCCTCGCTGGTCGAAGCCAGCCATTTCGTCCAGATCCTGGAGCAGCGCCAGGGCCTGCGCATCGCCTGCCCCGAGGAGATCGCGCTGCGCCAGGGCTACATCTCGCTCGAAGCCTTCGCGAGGGTCGCACAGAAGACCGCCAAGAGCAGCTACGGCGAGTACCTGCTGTCGGTCTACCGCTCGTTCCACGGCGAGCCGCGCGCGGCGGAGGTATTCAAACATGCGGTTTAAGGGATCGACGATCTTCGTCACCGGCGGCGCCGGCTTCATCGGCTCCGCCGTGGTCCGCCACCTGCTGCGCGACACCCACGCCCGCGTCGTCAACATCGACAAGCTGACCTACGCGGCAAACCTCGCCTCGCTGCCCCGCGCCGCCGAAAGCCTCAACTACACCTTCGAGAAAGCCTGCATCTGCGAGGCACAGAACCTGCGCCGGCTGTTCGAGAAATATCAGCCCGATGCGGTGATGAACCTTGCCGCGGAAAGCCATGTCGACCGCTCGATCGACGGCCCCGGCGAATTCATCCAGACCAACATCGTCGGCACCTTCACGATCCTGCAGGAGACGCTGCGTCACTGGCGTACGCTCTCGCCCGAGAAGCGCGACCGGTTCCGCTTCCTGCATATCTCGACCGACGAGGTGTTCGGTTCGCTCGGCGACGAAGGGCTGTTCACCGAGACCACGGCGTATGCGCCGAACTCGCCCTATTCGGCCAGCAAGGCATCGTCCGATCATTTGGTGCGGGCCTGGCGCGAGACCTACGAGCTGCCGACCCTGGTGACCAACTGCTCCAACAATTACGGCCCCTATCACTTCCCGGAAAAGCTGATCCCGCACATGATCATCAAGGGGCTCGCCGGCGAGCCGCTGCCGGTCTATGGCGACGGCAAGAACATCCGCGACTGGCTGTTCGTCGAGGATCACGCCAAGGCGCTGACCCTGGTGCTGGAGCGCGGCGAGGTCGGCGAGACCTAC from Bradyrhizobium elkanii USDA 76 harbors:
- the rfbA gene encoding glucose-1-phosphate thymidylyltransferase RfbA: MKGIILAGGTGSRLYPVTTVVSKQLLPVFDKPMIYYPLSTLMLGGIRDILIISTPQDKPLFQRLLGDGSEMGVRFAYATQETPRGLADAFIVGRDFIGDDSVALVLGDNIFYGHGLPSMLSSASIRKKGATVFGYVVNAPEQYGVIELDGTGRALSIEEKPKRPKSNVAVTGLYFYDNDVVDIAAGIRPSPRGEIEITDVNKAYLERGDLYVEVLGRGFAWLDTGTHSSLVEASHFVQILEQRQGLRIACPEEIALRQGYISLEAFARVAQKTAKSSYGEYLLSVYRSFHGEPRAAEVFKHAV
- the rfbB gene encoding dTDP-glucose 4,6-dehydratase, with translation MRFKGSTIFVTGGAGFIGSAVVRHLLRDTHARVVNIDKLTYAANLASLPRAAESLNYTFEKACICEAQNLRRLFEKYQPDAVMNLAAESHVDRSIDGPGEFIQTNIVGTFTILQETLRHWRTLSPEKRDRFRFLHISTDEVFGSLGDEGLFTETTAYAPNSPYSASKASSDHLVRAWRETYELPTLVTNCSNNYGPYHFPEKLIPHMIIKGLAGEPLPVYGDGKNIRDWLFVEDHAKALTLVLERGEVGETYNVGGRNERTNLHVVESICDLLDEVVPAAAGPRRQLINFVADRPGHDRRYAIDATKLETELGWRAEENFETGIAKTVRWYVDEQPWWRSILEGGYKVERVGLNQ